Within the Rosa rugosa chromosome 2, drRosRugo1.1, whole genome shotgun sequence genome, the region GCCCAAGAATGGTACCCAGATGCCAAATCCCCCACATTTTGATCATAACTATGCAAACTCGCCTCAGCaggataaaaatgaaaacttatATTCACATGGTAAACTCCAGTATATGTTGAATCAACCAAATTGCCAAGATAAACAGCTAGTGTCTGGTTCTTTTGGAGCAAAGAATAGTACCTGGTGATGTCCTTCTCAACACTCCAGACAATCCCATTGGTCCTTGGCTCAGCTGTGCAGCTCCTGAGAAGCTCAACCCCAGAAAGCCAAACCCCAAAAATTCGGTCATATTGTCTTCCTTTGCTTGTAGCTTTCCATTCAAGAACAATCTTGGAGAAGTTCTGAGATGGGCAATTTGAGGGTGGGGAGTAGTTGGCAAAGACAGGTGGTTTGCCATAAGTGTAGGCAAAGTCATGTTGGAGAATGAGCTCAGAACAAGGCTTGGTTGGGGGTACTGGAATGGGTTGGGTTACTTCAAAGTAAAGGGTGGGTGAGGTGGCATTGAGAGAAGTGGATTGGGAGATGAGCTCTGATCTGAGTTGGTTGAGTTTGTGGACATTGGCAATGGAGAAGAGAggttggaggaggaggaggaagaggagaggcAATAGAGTAGCCATGACTAGTAGTTAAGAGTTGTGAACTTGTGAGTTGTGATTGCTTTGGTGGTTTACTTTGTTATATCAGCTCCTACATTGGGGCCTAGGAGATACTTTGTTCTGTTTTATTATTGAGTTGTTTGGAGTGGTATACAATGCTGAGCTGGGTTGATCCTAAATTCTTGTATTCATTACCTTTGAAGGAAAGTTACTTCATTGTAAATTTTTTCTGGGTAAACTTTACTTTTCTTTGTGGAAATTATAGTTTGGATAGCTACTCATTGCTACTACTGGTCACATGTGGTACTGATTATAATGATTGACTGTATTAATGGTCTCGGTATTGGAAATCAAATTTGGAAATAGTTTCCGAAACTAGTAAGTGTTTGATATATGGATTTTCATCATTTGCATCCTGAAATTGCTTCTAGTTCCCTTTTAGAGTCACCCAGTATTAAGCACCTGAACCAAATCTTATAAAGGCTTTTGGTAATGGTCCAATTGTCTCTATCCActgtgaagaagaagagtcagTAGTGAATCTGATTTTAGGTTTAGATGTTCTTGATTTTGCTTTGGTCTGAATTTGGGGAACAAAGGAGATGAGaagaaatgagaaaaaaaaaaaaaaagacagtgAATACAAGACTGTCAAATTTGTCAAATTTAACAAATTTAACGTGGGACTCTCATGTCATGTCTTTGTTAGGCCTTTTGGTATGTCTGACAATATTGTCCATTGTTGTGAAAGAAAGTAAGAAACTATAGGCACTTATGCATGGCCTCTATTTTTTCTTGTCTATAATAATTCCTTGGTATATGAAGATTCAATTCTACTTAAATGGTTAGATTTAAAACTAATATGTGATGAGAGTCGCCTTTCAACGAAAAAAACCTCCATAGCCTCCAAAGGAACATAAGGAGAGGCAACTAGGCTGCAAATCTGTACATAGGTTGCAACCTAATACAAGCAGAGCATGTGAGCAGAAGGCTTAGATTTGGCGCGCGTAAAACTTTAAAATTGCCTAACAAATCGATCATTTGTCAAATTTGCGaaggtaaaaagtaaaaacaaaagcaaaacaaaGATCTCATTGGTTAAAAGCTAAACAATTTCTCAATCTTCCTTTAATTTGAACTTCATTCCCTCTTTACTAGATGATAATGATAATTCTCCTTCTAGGTGTCATCCATCATTGATTTTAGCATACTCAAACACTCTTCCACATCAATGAAATCATCAGTTATACGCTAGAACGAGTGATATGCCAAGTCCCTATTCTAAGATTCTAACAAAAAACTTAAAGCATTCTTAAATATTTGAATAGATTACAGATAGTTGTAGGGTGTCTGTCGATCTTTATTGGAGATAAACCTTTAAGCAAAAGCAGCCAGCAAACTGAAAACAATGTGAATTTAAAAGAGTTGTTTACAACCATGTTCAAATGAATCAATCCTTCAAAGCACAATGATACTTATGCAGTGTAATGAATGATATACATGATATAACTCAGAAGAAATAGGCTGGCATACTTGATCATCCCAATCACAATACTGCAATATTATAGAGAAGTACAGATTTTTTTTCGATTGAACACGGAACAAAAATTGTTGATCTGGGAAACCCAAATATGAAACATTTAGCATTGATGATTAGCAAATTAATCCTTTGCATGTCCTGGCATTACATGTATATATTATAAGTCTAATGATTCTCCTGTGTCCTGTATTGTTTAAGGTTTAATAGTTGAACTCAATGATAAAGGATAACCAATAGGTATTAGATGGTATTAGATTTCTATACCAGGTTCAGATTACAGTCAAGCAATTTGATTCTGCACAAAGTAGCTAGCTCCTACAATCAATGGTTTGTAATTTCTTGCATAAACTTGCATTATTATTGAGATTAGTCGAGATTTCACCTGAACCACTTTTCATAAATTATTCAATTCCAGGTAAAACAAAACTAGACTGACTTTTAATTTTCTAGGGAACAATATCCATAAAATCAAATGGAATACAATATACTCACATTTGAATCTGAGGTACCGCCATACAGATGGAGGCACCCTCTTCAAAATCTTAGCAAAGGAGTACTTTTATGTAGCACAAGAAGATGCATCAAGATGAATAAGCTAAACTTCCTCATTGTTCTCAAATAAATCCAGCACCAAAAGGCCACAGTCTTCTCAAACCAAAATCCCAGTTAGACTTTGGTTTGTTGTTGCATGTATTCTCAACCTTATCATAAAGTATGGTGTAGTTTGAGCTGCTTATATTCCTAAAGTAACAGAATTTTCCACCATGATATCTGTACATTTGCTGTGTATTCCCGACTCCACTGACTACCAAATTATCTTTTACAACCATATGACCCTCTGCATTCTGCAAATTTCTGAGAGAGCTCTTCATGAATCGAGAACCAGCACTTGCAGTTTTCTTCTCAATAACTCCCAGACTGACATTTGTCACCAATAAATatgtattatttttttgttccaAGTAGTCAGTGTACAAGTAAAGGGGAAATGTTTTGTGTGATGAGAGTGAGTGAACGATGGAGGAAGGCGTCATGATATGAACAGTGTCATTGAAATGGATGTTCTGGTTCACTATCTGCACATCACCATTATTCCCCATGACCATTGTATTACTGTAGTAAAAATTTTGAATTGACTGGGTTGTAATATTTCCATTCGATGACTTCACCCACCCAGTTGATGAGACAGACCTGCTCACCCTTGTGATAAATGTGCCATTTAAACCCTTGAAATCTGACACCAGTGAAATAACAAGGGGCAAGCTTGTGTGCTTCACAAGCTGTCCCTCAGTTCTTCTGCTCTGTTTGTCCAACCAAATATGCAAATTTGCATCTATGTACCAAACATTCAAGGCATTTGTAACATTAAACCCAATCTTGTGGCTCTTCCCATCCAATATGTTCCCTAAAAACGGTGTGATTTCGATGTCATAAGAAGGAAGATCGTATGAGCCAATTGCAGTAATGGGTCGCCACAGGAGAGGATTGACCCCTCCTGTGAATATCACTGTAAAAGGCCACACAGCACCAACAACATGACCATCTATACTGACCACAACCTCCCTAAAGGGTCCATTTCCGGGCACGCTAAGGTTGTTTGCAGCAATGTACTCATTAGTAGGATTTGCATACCAGGATTCATCATTCTCATGAAAGGAAACATACACTTCCAACACAGCCCTATAAGCATTTCGAGGAATCTCAAATTCCTTCAACTTGGTATCAGTTGAATTCTCAATTTCAAACCACAACCCATCCTTCAAAGGCAAATTTCTAGAAATGGGCAGAATCAAATCCGCCCAAGATGCCAACTTTTGGTCATGATCAATCAAGTTCTCTTCAGCAGGATAAAAATGAATACTAACATTGACATGGTAAACCCCAGTATAGgttttatcaatcaaattgcCAAGATAAACAGCAAGTGTCTGATTCTTCTGGAGTAATGAATAGTACCTGGTGATGTCCTTCTCAACCCTCCAGACAATCCCATTAGGCCTCGGCTCTGCGGTGCAGCTCCTGAGAAGCTCAACCCCAGAAAGCCAAACCCCAAAAATGCGGTCAAATTGCCTTCCCTTGCTTGTAGCTTTCCATTCAAGAACAATCTTGGAGAAGTTCTGAGATGGACAATTTGAGGGAGGGTGGTAGTTAGCAAAGACTGGGGCTTTTCCATAAGTGTAGGCAAAGTCATGCTGGAGAATGAGCTGGGAACAAGGCTTGGTTTTGGGTAGTTTAATGGGTTTGGTTACTTCAAAGTAAAGAGTTGGTGGGGTGTCATTTAGAGGTGTTGGTTGGGAGATGAGCTCTGATCTGAGTTGGTTGAGTTTGTGGACATTGGCAATGGAGAAGAGAGGTtgaaggaagaggaagaagaggagatgCAACAGAGAAGCCATGGTAGTGGTTGAGTTGTTGTTGGGGGTTTACTTTGTTTTAACAGGTCAATGAGTATTCGAGGGATGCTCTATTCTGTTTTATTGAGGTTTTTGGG harbors:
- the LOC133732174 gene encoding peptide-N4-(N-acetyl-beta-glucosaminyl)asparagine amidase A-like, producing MASLLHLLFFLFLQPLFSIANVHKLNQLRSELISQPTPLNDTPPTLYFEVTKPIKLPKTKPCSQLILQHDFAYTYGKAPVFANYHPPSNCPSQNFSKIVLEWKATSKGRQFDRIFGVWLSGVELLRSCTAEPRPNGIVWRVEKDITRYYSLLQKNQTLAVYLGNLIDKTYTGVYHVNVSIHFYPAEENLIDHDQKLASWADLILPISRNLPLKDGLWFEIENSTDTKLKEFEIPRNAYRAVLEVYVSFHENDESWYANPTNEYIAANNLSVPGNGPFREVVVSIDGHVVGAVWPFTVIFTGGVNPLLWRPITAIGSYDLPSYDIEITPFLGNILDGKSHKIGFNVTNALNVWYIDANLHIWLDKQSRRTEGQLVKHTSLPLVISLVSDFKGLNGTFITRVSRSVSSTGWVKSSNGNITTQSIQNFYYSNTMVMGNNGDVQIVNQNIHFNDTVHIMTPSSIVHSLSSHKTFPLYLYTDYLEQKNNTYLLVTNVSLGVIEKKTASAGSRFMKSSLRNLQNAEGHMVVKDNLVVSGVGNTQQMYRYHGGKFCYFRNISSSNYTILYDKVENTCNNKPKSNWDFGLRRLWPFGAGFI